In the genome of Monodelphis domestica isolate mMonDom1 chromosome 2, mMonDom1.pri, whole genome shotgun sequence, one region contains:
- the LOC100617279 gene encoding putative olfactory receptor 2W6 — translation MRAMEKINDSSEYGFILVGFSDRPKLELILFTINLTLYSVAVLGNTTIILVSILDPRLHTPMYFFLANLSFLDLCFSTSCIPQMLVNLWGPDKTISYAGCAVQLFSFLSVGGIECILLAVMAYDRYAAVCKPLHYMVIMHPRLCLQLVAVAWGSGLVNAIVMSPLTMTLSRCGRRHVNHFLCEMPALIKMACVDARAVEMLAFTFAIPIVLMPLFFILVSYGYIAAAVIRIKSAAGRKKAFNTCSSHLTVVSLFYGSIIYMYMQPGNSSSQDKGKFLTLFYNLVTPMLNPLIYTLRNKEVKGALKKVFGRQKEARER, via the coding sequence ATGAGAGCAATGGAAAAGATCAATGATAGTTCAGAATACGGCTTTATCTTGGTGGGCTTTTCTGATCGTCCTAAATTGGAGCTGATTCTCTTCACTATCAATTTGACTCTGTATTCTGTGGCTGTTTTAGGCAATACAACCATCATTCTAGTGTCCATATTGGACCCTCGACTGCATACTCCTATGTATTTCTTTTTGGCCAACCTTTCCTTTCTGGACCTCTGTTTCAGTACTAGTTGCATCCCACAGATGCTTGTCAACCTCTGGGGTCCAGATAAGACCATCAGCTATGCAGGTTGTGCAGtccaattattttcctttctctcagtAGGAGGGATTGAGTGCATTCTCCTAGCTGTCATGGCATATGATCGATATGCTGCTGTTTGCAAACCACTGCACTATATGGTCATCATGCACCCCCGTCTCTGCCTACAGCTAGTGGCTGTTGCCTGGGGTAGTGGCTTAGTCAATGCCATTGTCATGTCCCCATTGACCATGACACTTTCACGGTGTGGCCGACGGCATGTCAATCACTTCCTCTGTGAGATGCCAGCACTAATCAAGATGGCATGTGTAGATGCACGAGCAGTGGAGATGCTAGCCTTCACCTTTGCTATCCCCATTGTCTTGATGCCCCTCTTTTTCATCCTTGTCTCCTATGGCTACATTGCTGCAGCAGTGATCAGGATTAAGTCAGCGGCTGGACGGAAGAAGGCCTTTAACACTTGCAGTTCCCACCTCACTGTGGTCTCCCTCTTCTATGGGAGCATCATCTATATGTATATGCAGCCAGGAAACAGCTCTTCCCAGGACAAGGGAAAGTTCCTCACCCTTTTCTACAATTTGGTCACCCCTATGTTGAATCCTCTTATCTACACTCTAAGGAATAAGGAAGTGAAGGGAGCACTGAAGAAGGTTTTTGGTAGGCAAAAGGAAGCAAGAGAGAGGTGA